A genome region from Pseudodesulfovibrio alkaliphilus includes the following:
- the fliW gene encoding flagellar assembly protein FliW — translation MGKERTKKIMTRLGEREVSSDGIVYFPRGLIGLEDKREFALLSVREGESPFFLLQCVTDPGLGLLVADPYSFLDKYDVKLENLDRKTLKIKNIKQLAILVTVTIPQNRPEETTLNLQGPIVINTEARIGVQVPQTDSGYPTHFSPIRG, via the coding sequence ATGGGAAAAGAAAGAACCAAGAAAATAATGACCAGGCTGGGCGAGAGGGAAGTGAGCTCGGACGGCATCGTCTATTTCCCCCGCGGCCTCATTGGTCTTGAGGACAAGCGCGAGTTCGCGCTTCTAAGCGTTCGGGAAGGAGAGTCTCCCTTTTTCCTCCTGCAGTGCGTTACCGATCCCGGATTGGGGCTGCTGGTGGCAGACCCCTATTCCTTTCTCGACAAATACGACGTGAAGCTTGAAAACCTGGATCGCAAAACTCTCAAGATCAAGAACATCAAGCAGTTGGCCATTCTGGTCACGGTGACCATTCCCCAGAACAGACCCGAGGAGACAACCCTCAATCTTCAAGGCCCCATTGTCATCAACACCGAGGCGCGGATAGGGGTGCAGGTGCCCCAGACCGACAGTGGATACCCCACGCACTTCAGTCCCATTCGCGGCTGA
- a CDS encoding DVU0524 family FlgM-associated protein encodes MNTSSANVRTMLRTYGKQLTNAKRLARFRQALGEAKALDGVDRQAKRRELVERIAREVIENLIVSSTPSPVVAAILGQIQEEFGHPFLFEYPVDGTDVIILRSTADGPQEVVGPERNRVMRRLWEITLSKVDDTML; translated from the coding sequence GTGAATACTTCGTCGGCCAATGTTCGCACCATGCTGCGCACCTACGGGAAGCAGCTCACGAATGCGAAACGCTTGGCGCGCTTCAGGCAGGCCCTGGGAGAGGCCAAGGCCCTGGACGGAGTGGACCGGCAGGCCAAACGCCGCGAACTGGTGGAGCGCATCGCAAGGGAGGTCATCGAAAACCTCATCGTCAGTTCGACCCCCTCGCCCGTGGTCGCGGCCATCCTCGGCCAGATCCAGGAGGAGTTCGGACATCCGTTCCTCTTCGAGTACCCGGTGGACGGGACGGACGTGATCATACTGCGCAGCACGGCCGATGGCCCTCAGGAGGTCGTCGGCCCGGAGCGCAACCGGGTCATGAGACGGCTCTGGGAGATCACGCTTTCGAAGGTTGACGACACCATGCTCTAG
- a CDS encoding DUF4254 domain-containing protein produces MAEITFDTVKGAMRDAVAHQIRSVIDWHFGEPVYEGEPGEVEGIQGFRELVARQHWTNFQLWHVEDRARRTDVDAEVIAKCKFAIDKLNQKRNDLIERVDACLNGVLGPLLPSEGAERYNTETVGAALDRLSIQALKIYHMKEQCTRRGVDADHVAQCQAKLEVLKRQHADLEGAVLELIDEYAAGSKRPKVYYQFKMYNDPSLNPELYGKNG; encoded by the coding sequence ATGGCTGAGATTACATTCGACACAGTCAAGGGGGCCATGCGCGATGCCGTGGCGCACCAGATCCGTTCCGTCATCGATTGGCACTTCGGTGAACCCGTGTACGAGGGCGAGCCTGGAGAGGTTGAGGGCATCCAAGGCTTTCGCGAGCTGGTGGCCCGTCAGCACTGGACCAATTTCCAGCTCTGGCATGTGGAAGATCGCGCCCGTCGCACCGATGTGGACGCCGAGGTCATCGCCAAATGCAAGTTCGCCATCGACAAGCTCAACCAGAAGCGCAACGACCTCATCGAGCGCGTGGACGCCTGTCTTAACGGCGTACTTGGCCCGTTGCTCCCGTCCGAAGGGGCCGAGCGCTATAACACCGAGACCGTGGGCGCTGCACTGGATCGGCTCTCCATCCAGGCGCTGAAGATCTATCACATGAAAGAGCAGTGCACCCGTCGCGGCGTGGACGCGGATCATGTGGCCCAGTGCCAGGCCAAACTTGAAGTGCTCAAACGCCAACACGCGGACCTGGAGGGTGCTGTTCTCGAACTCATCGACGAGTATGCGGCGGGCAGCAAGCGGCCCAAGGTCTACTACCAGTTCAAGATGTACAACGATCCGAGCCTCAACCCGGAACTCTACGGAAAAAACGGCTAG
- the gatB gene encoding Asp-tRNA(Asn)/Glu-tRNA(Gln) amidotransferase subunit GatB, which translates to MSRYETVIGLEVHAHLKTRTKIFCACSTTFGQEPNENVCAVCSGMPGVLPVLNARVPEFAAKMGLATGCAVNLKSVFARKNYFYPDLPKGYQISQFELPICEHGRVVIEVDGKRKEVGLTRIHMEEDAGKNIHSAAENASFVDLNRAGVPLIEIVSEPDMRSAEEAVAYLRELRSILLYLDICDGNMEEGSFRCDANVSIRPVGQDAFGTRAELKNLNSFKHVQKAIEYEVARQIDLVEDGEKVIQETRLYNADKGTTHSMRGKEEAHDYRYFPDPDLVPLVLDASRVEEWRGELPELPSAKRVRFMAEYGLADYDAALLTSELAVAEYYEAAVRAYCGEARKVANWVVGDLLPFLGETGIVAGHCPLTPEKLAALLILVDDGTISVKIGKDSFRDLCASGDDPAEYVRARGLAQVSDAGELEAMVDRVISENPAEVEAYRGGKTKLMSFFMGQVMRLSKGQANPGVVTKLIQQKLS; encoded by the coding sequence ATGTCCCGGTACGAAACCGTCATCGGCCTTGAGGTCCACGCCCATCTCAAGACCCGGACCAAGATATTTTGCGCCTGTTCCACCACCTTTGGCCAGGAACCCAACGAAAACGTCTGCGCCGTGTGCTCGGGTATGCCCGGCGTGTTGCCCGTGCTTAATGCCAGGGTCCCGGAGTTCGCGGCCAAGATGGGGCTGGCCACCGGCTGCGCCGTGAACCTCAAGTCCGTGTTTGCCCGCAAGAATTATTTTTATCCAGATCTGCCCAAGGGGTACCAGATTTCGCAGTTCGAGCTGCCCATATGCGAGCATGGTCGCGTGGTCATCGAGGTGGACGGTAAGCGCAAGGAGGTGGGGCTGACCCGCATCCACATGGAGGAGGACGCGGGCAAGAATATCCACTCCGCGGCCGAGAACGCCAGCTTCGTGGATCTCAATCGGGCCGGGGTGCCGCTTATCGAGATTGTCTCTGAGCCGGACATGCGCTCGGCCGAGGAGGCTGTGGCCTACCTTAGGGAACTGCGCTCCATCCTCCTGTATCTCGACATTTGCGACGGCAACATGGAGGAGGGCAGCTTCCGCTGCGATGCCAACGTCTCCATCCGTCCCGTGGGCCAGGACGCCTTCGGCACCCGCGCAGAGCTGAAGAACCTCAATTCTTTCAAGCATGTCCAAAAGGCCATCGAATACGAGGTGGCCCGCCAGATCGATCTGGTCGAGGACGGCGAAAAAGTGATCCAGGAAACCCGGCTCTACAATGCGGACAAGGGCACCACCCACTCCATGCGCGGCAAGGAAGAGGCCCACGACTACCGTTATTTCCCGGACCCGGATCTGGTGCCGCTGGTCCTGGACGCGTCCCGGGTGGAAGAGTGGCGGGGCGAACTGCCCGAGTTGCCTTCGGCCAAGCGGGTGCGCTTCATGGCCGAATACGGGCTGGCCGACTACGATGCCGCTCTGCTCACCAGTGAACTGGCCGTGGCCGAGTACTACGAGGCCGCAGTCCGGGCCTATTGCGGCGAAGCCAGAAAGGTGGCCAACTGGGTGGTGGGCGATCTGCTGCCCTTTCTCGGCGAGACCGGAATCGTGGCGGGCCATTGCCCGCTGACGCCAGAGAAGCTGGCCGCGCTCCTTATCCTGGTGGACGACGGCACCATCTCGGTCAAGATCGGCAAGGACAGCTTCCGCGACCTGTGCGCCAGCGGCGACGACCCGGCCGAGTATGTCAGGGCCAGGGGGTTGGCCCAGGTGTCCGATGCCGGAGAACTGGAGGCCATGGTGGATCGCGTCATCAGCGAAAATCCGGCTGAGGTCGAGGCCTACAGGGGCGGCAAGACCAAGCTCATGAGCTTCTTCATGGGGCAGGTCATGCGCCTTTCCAAGGGACAGGCCAATCCCGGCGTGGTGACCAAGCTGATTCAACAGAAGCTTTCCTAG
- the mtnA gene encoding S-methyl-5-thioribose-1-phosphate isomerase produces MTEHIQYSPDKDSLILLDQRYLPNREEWFECRSTEDICFALVVMVVRGAPAIGVTAAYGCYLAGREVQGQGGDWAANLNGKLDQIENARPTAVNLRWAVREMRRVWSEAGDVGLEALLTLWLARAREIHEGDIAMCEAIGRFGGALMDDGDTIMTHCNAGALATAGYGTALGVVRGAVDQGKKVSVIANETRPFLQGARLTAYELHRDGIPVKVACDNACALLMKRGLVDKVVVGADRIAANGDAVNKIGTFGVAIMAQRFGIPFYVAAPVYTIDPETPTGDDVPIEDRDPREVTHIGDHRIPPEGVEVYNLAFDPTPNELITGIITEKGVLYPPYSEAIRKLFAEH; encoded by the coding sequence ATGACGGAACATATCCAGTATTCCCCGGACAAGGACAGTCTGATCCTGCTTGACCAGCGCTACCTGCCCAACCGCGAGGAGTGGTTCGAGTGCCGGAGCACGGAAGACATCTGCTTCGCCCTGGTGGTCATGGTGGTGCGTGGCGCACCGGCCATCGGCGTCACGGCGGCCTACGGCTGCTATCTGGCGGGCCGCGAGGTCCAGGGCCAGGGCGGCGACTGGGCGGCGAACCTGAACGGGAAGCTCGACCAGATCGAGAACGCCCGGCCCACTGCCGTGAACCTGCGCTGGGCTGTGCGCGAGATGCGCCGCGTCTGGAGCGAGGCCGGAGACGTGGGCCTGGAGGCGCTGCTGACCCTCTGGCTGGCCCGGGCCCGGGAGATTCACGAGGGCGACATTGCCATGTGCGAGGCCATCGGCCGCTTCGGCGGCGCATTGATGGACGACGGCGACACCATCATGACCCACTGCAACGCCGGGGCGCTGGCCACGGCCGGATACGGCACCGCGTTGGGCGTGGTGCGCGGAGCCGTGGATCAGGGCAAGAAGGTGTCTGTCATTGCCAACGAGACGCGCCCCTTCCTTCAGGGTGCGCGGCTGACGGCCTATGAGCTCCACCGGGACGGCATCCCTGTCAAGGTGGCCTGCGACAACGCCTGCGCCCTGCTCATGAAGCGCGGGTTGGTGGACAAGGTGGTGGTGGGCGCTGACCGCATCGCGGCTAACGGCGACGCGGTCAACAAGATCGGCACCTTTGGCGTGGCCATCATGGCCCAGCGCTTCGGCATTCCATTCTATGTGGCTGCCCCGGTCTACACCATCGACCCCGAGACCCCTACCGGCGACGATGTGCCCATTGAGGACCGTGATCCGCGTGAGGTCACGCACATCGGCGACCACCGCATCCCGCCCGAGGGCGTTGAGGTCTACAACCTCGCCTTCGACCCCACGCCAAACGAGCTTATTACCGGCATCATAACGGAAAAGGGGGTGCTCTATCCCCCGTATTCCGAGGCCATCCGCAAGCTCTTCGCCGAGCATTGA
- a CDS encoding MltA domain-containing protein, with product MTTLWRGATALKAAGLVLLLLWAVGLAACVKGGPFFGAGRAADQAEGNGTVACDGGPDSVANVGLHRSRSAGALTLRPLADLHNLPACDLFFPLSNTEGAQSIARIDLSSQGLSSWAELAGPVQRSLEYAMNMPRDRLALTRPGMALTWGQVVRSLEEFLELLPYLDDDPHLLASRFVWFGMRQKPLMTGYFTPEIPASLTRMPGYEFPIYGVPDDLRTGLVRGRRAVYRVERGRVLPYHDRGAVDVRGVLAGRGLEIAWAKDPIDVFYMQVEGAGRLLLPDGTTRNVLYGAKNGHEFRSLGLILHARGLLPRGRLSKAHVKEYFVKHPEQMFQLMAENRSYVFFRMEDSPPEGAMGKPLTPMVSLATDRELLPLGSLLAFEAEIPRAENGRNVGKRTVTGIGLAQDVGTAIRGPRLDYYIGEGNQVEPIANNIMTEATVYLLISKEALING from the coding sequence ATGACAACACTCTGGCGCGGTGCAACGGCCTTGAAGGCGGCCGGGCTTGTCCTCCTGCTTCTGTGGGCGGTCGGCCTTGCCGCCTGTGTGAAGGGCGGTCCTTTTTTCGGGGCGGGCCGGGCCGCTGATCAGGCCGAGGGCAATGGAACCGTGGCCTGCGACGGTGGGCCGGACTCCGTCGCCAACGTGGGCCTGCATCGGTCGCGCTCTGCCGGCGCCTTGACCCTCCGGCCCCTCGCCGATCTGCACAATCTGCCTGCCTGCGATCTGTTCTTTCCCCTTTCGAACACCGAGGGGGCGCAGAGCATCGCCCGCATCGATCTCTCCAGTCAGGGGCTTTCCTCTTGGGCGGAGCTTGCCGGGCCGGTGCAGCGCAGCCTGGAATATGCCATGAACATGCCTCGGGACAGGCTCGCCCTGACCCGGCCCGGCATGGCCCTGACCTGGGGACAGGTGGTGCGCAGCCTGGAGGAATTTCTTGAGCTGCTGCCGTATCTGGACGATGATCCGCATCTGCTGGCCAGCCGGTTTGTCTGGTTCGGCATGCGCCAGAAACCGTTGATGACAGGCTATTTCACCCCGGAGATTCCGGCCAGCCTGACCAGAATGCCCGGGTACGAATTCCCCATCTACGGTGTGCCCGACGACCTGCGCACCGGGCTGGTGCGCGGAAGAAGGGCGGTCTATCGGGTGGAGCGGGGGCGGGTGCTTCCCTATCACGACCGGGGCGCTGTGGACGTGCGCGGCGTTCTGGCCGGGCGCGGGCTGGAGATCGCCTGGGCCAAAGACCCCATCGACGTGTTTTATATGCAGGTGGAAGGGGCGGGGCGGTTGCTGCTGCCCGACGGCACCACCCGCAACGTGCTCTATGGAGCCAAGAATGGTCATGAGTTCAGAAGTCTCGGCCTCATCCTGCACGCCAGGGGGCTGCTCCCCAGGGGACGGCTTTCCAAGGCCCATGTAAAGGAGTATTTCGTCAAGCATCCTGAGCAGATGTTTCAGCTGATGGCCGAGAACCGCAGCTATGTCTTCTTCCGCATGGAGGATTCGCCGCCCGAAGGAGCCATGGGAAAGCCGTTGACGCCGATGGTTTCGCTGGCTACAGACCGGGAGCTCCTGCCACTTGGCAGCCTCCTCGCCTTTGAGGCCGAGATTCCCAGGGCCGAGAACGGCAGGAACGTGGGCAAGCGGACCGTTACCGGCATCGGGCTGGCCCAGGATGTGGGCACTGCCATTCGCGGCCCCAGGCTCGACTACTATATCGGCGAGGGTAATCAGGTGGAGCCCATCGCCAACAACATCATGACCGAGGCCACCGTCTACCTCCTCATCAGCAAAGAAGCATTGATCAATGGCTGA
- a CDS encoding ARMT1-like domain-containing protein codes for MAFNRHFHSVLDVKFGDDASLDALLLHFMTENNLEYTIDPTKNASMEQLKFMVALQPGEFYAPCSDWMFLMLLKEGLPRLLMQEYILQWRAFIRLSRQYCPDRNVSSRFIQLARHKFRMALASPIVIPSRLLKRFMTIFMTQSGIDDPYRQVRRDLNRQAAQVVRSEIFDSVINAYAENCGPCDRIDTKRFSLDMLEIERLMRVATLCDNWDVGTFEAEALKAPGVSSELAGSSELFAPVYEALNPSLGGEKRVLYIPSRAGGIIFDLQVVRSLLRLGHRVVMALKEGFFFDHSTFWDRDFDPALATAFEGAKFVNEDRLTKNELLDIMGKHRFVVISEGTRERFNPYRCSVTFARAWKECDLILARGAELYNRLIQCSHGYTRDIVNFFRDEAGTFHLYHRPKPEWVRKFSERYINGKADEIIAEMRRARREGKTVMFYSGIIGSVPGQTKVAIEIMTTFVAHLRSQLDDVYIINPGEHFEEGMDGDDLMFMWEKVQRSGYINVWRFQTHFDIEKSFALMGRKVPPVWTGKDATYSTGCTKEMHIALDVLKTSPELQIIGPSAEKFFRRREYGVGKYCDVAVDSCSN; via the coding sequence ATGGCTTTCAACCGGCATTTCCATTCCGTCCTTGATGTCAAGTTCGGCGACGATGCGTCCCTCGACGCGCTGCTGCTGCACTTCATGACCGAGAACAACCTCGAATACACCATAGATCCGACTAAGAACGCCTCCATGGAGCAGCTCAAATTCATGGTGGCCCTTCAACCGGGCGAATTTTACGCCCCATGTTCGGACTGGATGTTCCTCATGCTGCTCAAGGAGGGGCTGCCGCGCCTCTTGATGCAAGAGTACATCCTGCAGTGGCGGGCGTTCATCCGCCTGTCGCGCCAATACTGTCCCGACCGGAATGTTTCCAGCCGATTCATCCAGTTGGCTCGTCACAAGTTCCGCATGGCTCTTGCCTCTCCCATCGTCATCCCCTCGCGGCTGCTCAAGCGGTTCATGACCATCTTCATGACCCAAAGCGGCATCGACGACCCCTACAGGCAGGTCCGGCGCGATCTGAACCGGCAGGCCGCCCAGGTGGTGCGCAGCGAAATCTTTGACAGTGTAATCAATGCGTACGCTGAAAATTGCGGACCCTGCGACCGTATCGATACCAAGCGGTTTTCCCTGGACATGCTGGAGATCGAACGGCTTATGCGTGTTGCCACCCTGTGCGACAATTGGGATGTGGGCACATTTGAGGCCGAGGCCCTCAAGGCGCCAGGAGTCTCCAGCGAACTGGCCGGATCTTCGGAGTTGTTCGCGCCGGTTTACGAGGCCCTGAATCCCTCCTTGGGCGGAGAGAAGCGTGTCCTCTACATCCCCAGCCGGGCGGGCGGCATCATCTTCGATCTCCAGGTGGTCAGGAGCCTGTTGCGCCTGGGACACCGCGTGGTCATGGCGCTCAAGGAGGGGTTTTTTTTCGATCATTCGACCTTCTGGGATCGCGATTTTGATCCGGCTCTGGCTACCGCTTTCGAGGGTGCGAAGTTCGTCAACGAGGACCGGCTCACCAAAAACGAGCTGCTCGACATCATGGGCAAACATCGGTTCGTGGTCATTTCCGAGGGCACACGCGAGCGCTTCAACCCCTACCGCTGCTCCGTCACCTTTGCCAGGGCATGGAAGGAGTGCGACCTGATTCTTGCCAGGGGCGCGGAGCTTTACAACCGGCTCATCCAATGCAGCCACGGCTACACGCGGGACATCGTCAATTTTTTCCGGGACGAGGCAGGCACCTTCCATCTCTATCACCGTCCCAAGCCGGAGTGGGTGCGCAAGTTCAGCGAGCGCTATATCAATGGCAAGGCCGACGAAATCATTGCCGAGATGCGCCGCGCCCGACGCGAGGGCAAGACGGTCATGTTCTATTCAGGCATCATCGGCAGTGTGCCCGGTCAGACCAAGGTCGCCATCGAAATCATGACCACCTTCGTCGCCCACTTGCGTTCCCAGCTTGATGACGTGTATATCATCAACCCGGGCGAGCATTTTGAGGAAGGCATGGATGGCGACGACCTGATGTTCATGTGGGAGAAGGTGCAGCGAAGCGGCTACATCAACGTCTGGCGCTTCCAGACCCATTTCGACATCGAGAAGAGTTTCGCCCTGATGGGCAGAAAGGTGCCCCCGGTGTGGACCGGCAAGGACGCCACCTATTCCACCGGCTGCACCAAGGAAATGCACATCGCCCTTGATGTGCTTAAGACCTCGCCCGAGTTGCAGATCATCGGTCCCAGCGCCGAAAAATTTTTCCGCAGGCGGGAATACGGCGTGGGCAAATACTGCGACGTTGCCGTGGATTCCTGCTCCAACTGA
- the flgM gene encoding flagellar biosynthesis anti-sigma factor FlgM codes for MVIKNIAGEMTPYSNRKIENQRTADQQRRGQESARTAGESADKVVLSSEARLRGAALQAANEASDVRRRKIDDLKQQIKDGTYKPDLKKAAANLIRDDLDLLSTGQPE; via the coding sequence ATGGTCATCAAGAATATCGCGGGGGAGATGACTCCCTACAGCAACAGGAAGATCGAGAACCAACGCACGGCCGACCAGCAGCGCCGGGGCCAGGAGTCCGCCAGAACCGCGGGCGAGTCCGCCGACAAGGTGGTGCTCTCCTCCGAGGCCCGCTTGCGCGGCGCCGCCCTGCAGGCCGCCAATGAGGCATCCGATGTCCGCCGCCGCAAGATCGACGACCTCAAGCAGCAGATCAAGGACGGGACTTATAAGCCCGACCTGAAAAAGGCTGCGGCCAACCTCATCCGGGACGACCTCGACCTGCTTTCCACGGGGCAACCGGAATAG
- a CDS encoding methyl-accepting chemotaxis protein yields the protein MQVRSVNSVIAALISVVILAAVGAGVWWVSSHTYETVLKEESVAMHNMVEQSMTALDAYMEQTESMAGMLASQQSVSDALMGRDLVSADGLFRELLQNTRGFWAAFAFDANGKVVAGYNALGDSMAGADRSEREYVKVILGGRHKNYLSSDILVAKSGNSNLLIFAVACAVYGPDGKVIGGVGLFPNWETFTSRFIDPFRVAENGYGFMLDAKGRIIAHAVNKDLYLKEMNDFEFVRTALSRKAGSTTYEWEGREKYMVFDTMARNGWVMVMSAYEEDMAAPATVQRNALAVGGAVVAVLLAGVLVVIIRFLVTHPVQGILDFATKVAGGDLHAKLDGIYRFEFSELAGRIEAMVAELKTKLGFSEGVLKGLTLPCALVGADHKLLWVNRQMCDLLGRDGEPDSFIGMSPGRFFYDEPGRETLSDRAIKERNQLSNEIEYETRTGRMRHIMCTSTPFFDMDGVMLGSLGIWIDMTDIRSQQKLIEEQNLRIAEAAREAEEISQYLSSAAEELSAQIEQASRGADEQKARVAETATAMEEMNSTVLEVARSASNAAEDADRAKENAQQGETSVGQVIAAVADVQRQAESLKTSMEELGRQAAGIGNVLEVITDIADQTNLLALNAAIEAARAGEAGRGFAVVADEVRKLAEKTMSATSEVGGAIERIQTMTRDNVAATDRAAKAVAHSTELANESGRALKEIVGRVDNAADQVRSIATASEEQSATSEEINRATDDINRISLETSQVMLESSQAIQEVASMASRLNSVIERMAAKD from the coding sequence ATGCAGGTACGTAGTGTCAATTCAGTCATCGCCGCGCTGATTTCGGTGGTGATCCTTGCTGCGGTGGGAGCGGGCGTCTGGTGGGTGAGCAGCCATACCTACGAGACGGTGCTCAAAGAGGAATCCGTGGCCATGCACAATATGGTCGAGCAGTCCATGACGGCGCTGGACGCCTACATGGAACAGACCGAGAGCATGGCGGGAATGCTTGCCTCGCAGCAGTCGGTCAGCGACGCCCTCATGGGCCGCGACCTGGTCAGCGCCGACGGGTTGTTCAGGGAACTGCTCCAAAACACCCGGGGCTTCTGGGCTGCCTTTGCCTTTGACGCCAATGGCAAGGTAGTGGCCGGATACAACGCCCTGGGCGACAGCATGGCCGGCGCGGACCGCAGTGAACGGGAATACGTCAAGGTCATCCTCGGCGGCCGTCACAAGAATTATCTTTCAAGCGATATCCTTGTCGCCAAGAGCGGCAATAGCAACCTGCTCATCTTCGCTGTGGCCTGCGCGGTGTACGGCCCGGACGGCAAGGTCATCGGCGGCGTTGGCCTCTTTCCCAACTGGGAGACCTTCACCAGCCGGTTCATCGATCCCTTCCGCGTGGCCGAGAACGGCTACGGCTTCATGCTCGATGCCAAGGGACGCATCATCGCCCACGCTGTGAACAAGGATCTCTATCTCAAGGAGATGAATGACTTCGAATTCGTGCGCACCGCCCTGTCGCGCAAGGCCGGAAGCACCACATACGAGTGGGAAGGTCGGGAAAAATACATGGTTTTCGACACCATGGCCAGAAACGGTTGGGTCATGGTCATGAGCGCCTATGAAGAGGACATGGCCGCTCCGGCCACGGTCCAGCGCAATGCACTGGCCGTGGGTGGCGCTGTGGTGGCCGTGCTCCTGGCCGGTGTGCTGGTAGTCATTATCCGGTTTCTTGTCACCCATCCGGTGCAGGGGATTCTCGACTTTGCCACCAAGGTGGCGGGCGGTGATCTTCATGCCAAACTGGACGGAATCTACCGCTTCGAGTTCAGCGAGCTGGCTGGGCGGATCGAGGCCATGGTGGCCGAGCTCAAGACCAAGCTCGGTTTTTCCGAGGGGGTGCTCAAAGGCTTGACCCTGCCCTGCGCCCTGGTGGGAGCCGACCACAAGCTGCTTTGGGTCAACCGTCAGATGTGCGACCTTCTGGGTCGCGACGGCGAGCCGGACAGCTTCATCGGCATGTCGCCCGGCCGGTTCTTCTACGACGAGCCCGGCCGGGAGACTCTCTCGGACCGGGCCATCAAGGAGCGCAACCAGCTTTCAAACGAGATAGAGTACGAGACCCGTACGGGGCGGATGCGCCACATCATGTGCACCTCCACGCCGTTTTTCGACATGGACGGCGTGATGCTCGGCTCGCTGGGCATCTGGATCGACATGACCGATATCCGCAGCCAGCAGAAGCTCATTGAGGAGCAGAACCTACGCATCGCCGAGGCCGCCAGGGAGGCCGAGGAGATTTCACAGTACCTTTCCAGTGCGGCCGAGGAGCTTTCGGCCCAGATCGAGCAGGCCAGCCGGGGCGCGGACGAACAGAAGGCCAGAGTGGCCGAGACGGCCACGGCCATGGAGGAGATGAACTCCACCGTGCTCGAGGTGGCCAGGAGCGCCAGCAACGCGGCGGAAGATGCGGATAGGGCCAAGGAGAACGCGCAGCAGGGCGAGACCAGCGTGGGCCAGGTCATCGCCGCCGTGGCCGATGTGCAGCGGCAGGCGGAGAGCCTCAAGACCTCCATGGAGGAACTCGGGCGGCAGGCGGCGGGCATCGGCAACGTCCTGGAAGTGATCACCGACATCGCGGACCAGACCAACCTGCTGGCTCTCAACGCAGCCATTGAGGCGGCGCGTGCCGGCGAGGCCGGACGCGGGTTCGCCGTGGTGGCCGACGAAGTGCGCAAGCTGGCCGAAAAGACCATGTCCGCCACCAGCGAGGTGGGCGGTGCCATTGAGCGCATCCAGACCATGACTCGCGACAACGTGGCCGCCACTGATCGTGCTGCAAAGGCTGTGGCCCACAGCACCGAACTGGCCAACGAGTCCGGCCGGGCGCTCAAGGAGATCGTGGGTCGGGTGGACAACGCTGCCGACCAGGTGCGTTCCATCGCCACCGCCTCGGAAGAGCAGTCGGCCACCAGCGAGGAGATCAACCGCGCCACCGACGACATCAACCGCATCTCCCTGGAGACCTCGCAGGTCATGCTGGAATCCTCCCAGGCCATCCAGGAGGTGGCGTCCATGGCCTCGCGGCTCAACTCCGTCATTGAGCGCATGGCTGCCAAGGATTGA
- a CDS encoding NAD(+)/NADH kinase produces MSLHLRKVLVVTRSGDFEAKALGAEVAAFLSGSDVEVMVCQHRPEAYDADVFGQPGPDLIMVLGGDGTFIGVARRMLHLEAPFVGVNLGRVGFLAQLDRAGWKPWLAENLKGNVRSVRRMALAYDVVRQGNVVRSGLAVNDVVVGRGELARLVRLGFSYGGRRLASVRADGLIVSTPTGSTAYGASAGGPLVHADLFSYCVTAVCPFLSGFKPLVLPVGEECAVCVEEAATGVSLTEDGQFSFPLESGDEVRVRRSPRDLLVADMGQGAYFDKLKNHGLLTER; encoded by the coding sequence ATGTCACTTCATCTGCGAAAAGTGCTGGTTGTCACCCGGTCGGGCGACTTTGAGGCCAAGGCCCTCGGAGCTGAGGTGGCCGCCTTTCTGTCCGGTTCGGATGTCGAGGTCATGGTCTGCCAGCATCGGCCCGAGGCGTATGATGCGGATGTTTTCGGGCAGCCCGGACCGGATCTGATCATGGTCCTCGGTGGCGACGGAACATTCATCGGCGTGGCCCGAAGGATGCTTCACCTTGAGGCGCCGTTTGTGGGCGTCAATCTTGGCCGGGTGGGTTTTCTGGCCCAACTGGACAGGGCGGGATGGAAGCCCTGGCTGGCAGAAAATCTGAAGGGAAATGTGCGGTCTGTGCGTCGGATGGCCCTTGCCTACGATGTCGTGCGTCAGGGAAACGTGGTGCGTTCAGGGTTGGCGGTCAACGATGTCGTGGTGGGGAGGGGCGAGTTGGCCAGGCTTGTCCGGCTTGGGTTCTCCTACGGCGGGAGGCGACTGGCCTCGGTCAGGGCCGACGGACTGATCGTCTCCACGCCTACCGGCTCCACGGCCTATGGTGCCTCGGCGGGCGGTCCGTTGGTCCATGCCGACCTTTTTTCCTACTGCGTCACGGCGGTGTGCCCCTTCCTGAGCGGTTTCAAACCCCTGGTCCTTCCCGTCGGGGAGGAGTGCGCGGTGTGCGTCGAGGAGGCGGCCACTGGCGTTTCCCTGACCGAGGACGGGCAGTTCTCCTTCCCTCTTGAATCCGGCGACGAGGTGCGGGTGCGGCGCAGCCCCCGTGATCTGCTGGTGGCGGACATGGGGCAGGGGGCGTATTTCGATAAATTGAAGAACCATGGTTTGTTGACGGAGAGATAA